Proteins encoded within one genomic window of Camelina sativa cultivar DH55 chromosome 19, Cs, whole genome shotgun sequence:
- the LOC104768140 gene encoding uncharacterized protein LOC104768140 — translation MELTSESSSSMRSKSGVGQVCDCGLPAKMFISKTARNPNRRFLGCELYKEGGNGHCKYFSWVDEEEVKGWPRRALVEAQAEINEKNKIISQLSTTIMELKGDLERNQLQKKKIDDMEAIVSRQRLVITGFVPFNILNQKSMV, via the exons ATGGAATTAACATCGGAATCGTCTAGTAGCATGAGGAGCAAGTCTGGAGTCGGGCAAGTTTGTGATTGTGGATTGCCGGCGAAGATGTTCATCTCGAAAACGGCAAGAAATCCAAATCGAAGGTTCCTCGGGTGTGAGCTGTACAAG GAAGGTGGTAATGGTCACTGTAAGTACTTTAGTtgggttgatgaagaagaagtgaaaggcTGGCCGAGAAGAGCATTGGTTGAAGCTCAAGCAGAAATTAATGAGAAGAATAAGATAATAAGTCAACTATCAACGACAATCATGGAGCTGAAGGGGGATTTAGAGAGAAATcagttgcagaagaagaagattgatgatATGGAAGCAATTGTGTCTCGTCAACGCCTCGTTATCACAG GATTTGTTCCGTTTAACATATTGAACCAAAAGTCGATGGTTTAA